AGTCTCAACATCTTTAGAGCTAACTTTTTCAGCAAGCTTATCTAAAATTTCGCATGCTTTTTGCGAGGCTAAACGGTACCCAGAGGCGATAACTGTAGGATGAATGTTTTGCGCTAAAAGCTCTTCAGCTTTTTTCAGAAGCTCGCCTGCTATTATTACTGCTGTTGTAGTACCATCGCCGCATTCTTGGTCTTGCGTTTTAGCAACCTCAACGAGCATTTTAGCAGCTGGGTGCTCTACATCTATTTCTTTAAGTATTGTTACCCCATCGTTTGTTATTACTATATCGCCCATACTATCTACAAGCATTTTATCCATGCCTCTAGGCCCTAAAGTGCTGCGAACTGCATCTGCTATAGCTTTTGCAGCTGCAATATTATTAAGCTGGGCTGATCTACCCCTTTCTCTTTTAGTACCTTCTTTT
The genomic region above belongs to Candidatus Thermoplasmatota archaeon and contains:
- a CDS encoding TCP-1/cpn60 chaperonin family protein, producing MPTGQQIPILILKEGTKRERGRSAQLNNIAAAKAIADAVRSTLGPRGMDKMLVDSMGDIVITNDGVTILKEIDVEHPAAKMLVEVAKTQDQECGDGTTTAVIIAGELLKKAEELLAQNIHPTVIASGYRLASQKACEILDKLAEKVSSKDVET